The proteins below come from a single Tigriopus californicus strain San Diego chromosome 3, Tcal_SD_v2.1, whole genome shotgun sequence genomic window:
- the LOC131878042 gene encoding S-adenosylmethionine uptake transporter-like, giving the protein MYLNKVYHVSPILALTPQFLLCAVVSSAMIMINSIPWKPVDLVKCGERTMPVIYASAVIVFLGLNFSYAAVTFLPLGDVVVIMFSIPIFSFVLAFVILKQKAEPIHLWSGAVIISGEVMVIWSRFEKPIGYSTVSLWTGVIISVNWALISALKGVLVNGFLKEVSPFTALVYTSIPSSFLMVSFYPLQSQGLIELWLELTENYAPILFMSTNTFFRLLLMFMANQRVDPNTISLIRCSEIVLDFLLQIFVMNEPANSYEIVGAGFVMGAIILLAGSKAGYLPCLGEEKK; this is encoded by the exons ATGTACTTAAACAAAGTTTATCATGTGAGCCCTATTTTGGCCTTAACTCCACAGTTTCTTCTTTGCGCCGTGGTGAGTTCCGCAATGATCATGATCAACTCGATCCCCTGGAAACCTGTTGATCTGGTTAAATGTGGCGAGCGTACCATGCCGGTGATTTATGCTTCTGCTGTCATAGTGTTTCTGGGACTGAACTTTTCCTATGCTGCTGTGACATTTCTACCCTTGGGAGATGTGGTTGTGATCATGTTCTCAATACCGATATTCAGCTTTGTCCTGGcctttgtcattttgaaacagaagGCCGAACCGATCCATCTTTGGTCTGGAGCAGTGATCATCTCAG GTGAAGTCATGGTCATATGGTCACGCTTTGAGAAACCTATTGGATATTCAACGGTGTCACTCTGGACAGGCGTGATCATTTCCGTCAATTGGGCCCTTATCTCTGCCCTAAAAGGAGTTTTGGTCAATGGTTTTCTAAAAGAAGTGTCACCATTCACTGCCTTGGTTTACACCAGTATTCCATCCAGTTTTTTAATGGTTAGCTTCTATCCGCTGCAAAGCCAAGGCCTGATAGAGCTCTGGTTGGAGTTGACGGAGAATTATGCTCCAATATTGTTCATGAGTACCAACACCTTTTTCAGGCTTCTCCTCATGTTCATGGCCAATCAGCGGGTGGATCCCAATACGATTTCGCTCATCAGATGCTCCGAAATTGTCTTGGACTTTCTGTTGCAGATATTTGTCATGAATGAACCCGCTAATAGCTATGAGATAGTAGGAGCTGGATTTGTCATGGGGGCCATTATTTTGCTCGCCGGATCCAAAGCTGGATATCTACCATGCTTGGGTGAGGAGAAGAAATAG